From Erwinia pyri, a single genomic window includes:
- the dprA gene encoding DNA-protecting protein DprA, producing MTPTEIWLRLSGVSGIRSAQRIQIVASLIRLGMAGKQELTEAGLSEEQGATFLNYDPVTLDKTLCWLDHSDHHLLTCDSADYPTRLREISSFPPLLFIAGNPELLKTPQIAVVGSRKCSLYGRNWGTYFSQVLALSGLTITSGLASGIDGIAHRAALEAGGKTLAVLGSGLCHLYPQQHKGLAKEIIGAGGAVISEYPLAMTPQPQNFPRRNRIISGLSLGVLVIEAAMNSGSLVTARLALEQNRDVYALPGAVGNPGSEGPHWLIQQGALLTAHPDSILEQLRSDLKWLPVAQNSIIYSHEEGNTPLPFAEVLANVGDEVTPVDVVAERAGQPVPAIVAKLLELELAGWIAAVPGGYVRLRRASHVRRTNVLI from the coding sequence ATGACACCAACGGAGATTTGGTTACGCCTTTCTGGCGTTTCGGGAATAAGATCGGCGCAGCGAATCCAGATAGTAGCATCGTTGATTCGCCTGGGTATGGCTGGTAAACAGGAGTTGACTGAAGCAGGATTGAGTGAGGAACAAGGCGCGACGTTTCTGAACTACGATCCCGTTACGCTTGATAAAACGCTGTGCTGGCTGGATCACTCCGACCATCATCTTCTGACCTGCGACAGCGCAGACTATCCGACACGGCTACGAGAGATCTCTTCCTTTCCTCCCTTGCTGTTTATTGCCGGCAACCCCGAGCTTTTAAAAACCCCACAAATTGCCGTTGTAGGCAGCCGCAAATGCTCACTGTATGGCAGAAACTGGGGAACCTACTTTTCGCAGGTTTTAGCCTTAAGCGGCCTTACCATCACCAGTGGTCTGGCATCAGGCATTGATGGCATTGCCCATCGTGCGGCTCTGGAGGCTGGTGGGAAAACGCTGGCAGTATTAGGCAGCGGTTTATGCCACCTTTATCCGCAACAGCACAAAGGGCTGGCAAAAGAAATTATCGGGGCAGGAGGCGCCGTCATTTCTGAATATCCTCTTGCCATGACCCCGCAGCCGCAAAATTTCCCGCGCCGCAACAGAATCATTAGCGGACTGAGTCTGGGAGTATTGGTAATAGAAGCTGCAATGAACAGCGGTTCTCTGGTGACAGCAAGGCTGGCTCTGGAACAAAATCGTGATGTTTATGCCTTGCCCGGCGCTGTAGGAAATCCGGGAAGTGAAGGGCCTCACTGGCTTATTCAGCAGGGCGCATTATTGACCGCGCATCCTGATTCTATCCTTGAGCAGCTGAGAAGCGACCTCAAATGGTTACCTGTAGCTCAAAATTCAATAATATATTCGCATGAGGAGGGCAATACGCCATTGCCATTTGCTGAGGTGTTGGCTAACGTAGGAGATGAGGTTACACCTGTTGACGTCGTCGCTGAACGTGCCGGCCAACCTGTGCCAGCCATCGTAGCTAAGCTGCTTGAGTTGGAGTTAGCAGGGTGGATCGCAGCTGTACCCGGCGGCTATGTCCGATTGAGGAGGGCAAGCCATGTTCGACGTACTAATGTACTTATTTGA
- the tsaC gene encoding L-threonylcarbamoyladenylate synthase type 1 TsaC, whose translation MKNKFFPGTLDACLVQLQQGAVIAYPTEAVFGLGCDPDSESAVTALLTLKKRPVAKGLILIAADYAQLLPYIDDYALSDEQRKRMLAAWPGPVTWVVPARATTPRWLTGRFDSLAVRVTNHSDVQSLCREFGKPLVSTSANLTGLEPCRTAEEVHQQFGPQFPVLMGTTGGRQNPSEIRDVVTGELIRQG comes from the coding sequence GTGAAGAATAAGTTTTTCCCCGGCACGCTGGACGCCTGTCTGGTACAGCTTCAACAGGGCGCCGTTATTGCCTATCCTACCGAAGCCGTCTTTGGCCTGGGTTGCGATCCTGATAGCGAGTCTGCCGTGACGGCCTTGCTGACATTAAAAAAGCGACCCGTTGCAAAAGGGCTGATTTTGATCGCTGCGGACTATGCGCAACTGCTCCCCTATATAGATGACTACGCACTTTCTGATGAGCAGAGAAAGAGAATGCTGGCGGCCTGGCCCGGGCCGGTGACATGGGTAGTGCCTGCGCGGGCAACGACGCCTCGCTGGCTGACCGGGCGGTTTGATTCCCTTGCTGTACGTGTCACTAACCATTCTGACGTGCAAAGTTTGTGCAGGGAATTTGGAAAACCGCTGGTTTCAACCAGCGCTAACCTTACGGGACTTGAGCCTTGCCGTACGGCTGAGGAAGTTCATCAACAATTTGGCCCGCAGTTTCCTGTTCTGATGGGAACAACCGGCGGACGCCAGAACCCGTCAGAAATTCGCGATGTCGTCACTGGCGAACTGATTCGTCAGGGATAA
- a CDS encoding amino acid ABC transporter permease yields MSQRPTVKRDFSFSNPAVRAWLYQIIAIVVVLGVAGYLVHNTVLNLANRGITSGFGFLERSAGFGIVQHLIEYTEGDTYARVFLVGLTNTLLVSALCIVFASFLGFFIGLARLSDNWLLRKISNIYIETFRNIPPLLQIFFWYFAVLRNLPGPRQAVNAFDLAFVSNRGLYIPWPEYAPGTWPFVIAVLLAIAGTLALFRYNRVYQLKTGQLRRTWPATVIMLILFPLVAHFTFGAAMHWDVPQLRGFNFRGGFALIPELAALTLALSIYTSSFIAEVIRSGIQSVPHGQHEAARSLGLPNPVTLRQVIIPQAMRVIIPPLTSQYLNIVKNSSLAAAIGYPDMVSLFAGTVLNQTGQAIETIAITMGVYLIISLLISLLMNIYNRKIRLIER; encoded by the coding sequence ATGTCTCAACGCCCAACCGTAAAAAGGGATTTTTCATTCAGCAATCCTGCGGTGCGCGCCTGGCTGTACCAGATCATTGCGATTGTCGTTGTTTTAGGTGTGGCGGGGTATCTGGTTCATAATACCGTCCTCAACCTGGCAAACCGCGGCATTACTTCCGGTTTTGGCTTCCTTGAACGTAGCGCTGGCTTTGGTATTGTTCAGCACTTAATCGAGTATACGGAGGGTGATACTTACGCCCGGGTATTCCTCGTCGGTTTAACTAATACGCTGCTGGTCTCTGCACTCTGTATCGTTTTTGCCTCTTTTCTGGGCTTCTTCATTGGCCTTGCGCGTTTGTCAGACAACTGGCTGCTGCGGAAAATCTCTAATATCTACATCGAAACTTTCCGCAACATCCCGCCATTGCTGCAGATTTTCTTCTGGTACTTTGCTGTATTACGCAATTTGCCGGGGCCGCGTCAGGCCGTAAATGCGTTTGATTTAGCTTTCGTCAGTAACCGGGGTCTCTATATTCCATGGCCTGAATATGCTCCAGGCACCTGGCCATTTGTGATTGCCGTGCTGTTAGCGATTGCAGGAACCCTGGCCCTGTTCCGTTATAACCGGGTATATCAGTTGAAAACGGGTCAACTGCGCCGTACATGGCCAGCTACCGTTATAATGCTGATTCTCTTCCCGCTGGTTGCGCATTTCACCTTCGGCGCTGCCATGCATTGGGATGTGCCTCAGCTACGCGGTTTTAACTTCCGCGGCGGGTTTGCTCTGATACCTGAGCTGGCGGCTCTGACGCTGGCGCTCTCAATCTATACCTCATCGTTTATTGCTGAAGTTATTCGCTCCGGTATCCAGTCAGTGCCACACGGTCAACATGAAGCCGCACGTTCGTTAGGCTTGCCTAATCCCGTTACGCTGCGCCAGGTGATTATTCCGCAGGCTATGCGGGTGATTATTCCGCCACTGACCAGTCAGTACCTGAACATTGTGAAGAACTCCTCGCTCGCCGCAGCCATTGGCTATCCCGATATGGTTTCGCTGTTTGCAGGAACGGTACTGAACCAGACCGGTCAGGCAATCGAGACTATCGCTATCACCATGGGTGTCTATCTGATCATCAGCCTGCTGATTTCGCTGTTAATGAATATTTATAACCGCAAAATCCGTCTGATTGAGCGTTAA
- the rsmB gene encoding 16S rRNA (cytosine(967)-C(5))-methyltransferase RsmB, protein MKKNTNLRSIAAQTIEKVVEQGQSLSTVLPIAQKSVADKDAALLQELCYGVLRTLPQLEWIISQLMERPMTGKQRTIHFLVMVGLYQLIYTRIPAHAALAETVEGAVSLKRQQFKGLINGVLRQFQRKQEELTQQMNRGDQQYLHPKWLLERLRRAWPEQWEAIVAANNQRPPMWLRVNRQHHTREAWLSLLQESGKMAEPDPVHADALMLEAPCPVSQLPGFDQGWVTVQDASAQGCVALLDPQNGEEILDLCAAPGGKTTHILEAAPQAKVLAVDIDAQRLTRIVENLQRLNMTAEVKVGDGCFPESWCGERQFDRILLDAPCSATGVIRRHPDIKWLRRDRDIVELAALQQKILEAIWPHLKSGGTLLYATCSILPEENHLQVADFLQRHEDAILTETGEPERPGLQVFPVAEGGDGFFYAKIIKR, encoded by the coding sequence ATGAAAAAAAATACCAACTTGCGCAGCATTGCTGCCCAGACTATTGAAAAAGTGGTCGAGCAGGGTCAATCCCTGAGTACTGTGCTGCCCATTGCGCAAAAAAGCGTTGCCGATAAAGATGCAGCGCTACTGCAGGAGCTTTGCTATGGGGTATTACGCACCCTTCCGCAACTGGAGTGGATCATCAGTCAACTGATGGAACGCCCGATGACAGGCAAGCAACGCACCATTCACTTTTTAGTTATGGTGGGGCTTTATCAGCTGATTTATACCCGTATCCCCGCGCATGCGGCTCTGGCCGAAACGGTGGAAGGGGCGGTATCCCTGAAGCGGCAGCAATTCAAAGGGTTGATAAACGGCGTGCTGCGCCAGTTCCAGCGTAAGCAGGAAGAGCTAACCCAGCAGATGAACAGGGGCGATCAGCAATACCTGCATCCTAAATGGCTGCTGGAAAGGCTCAGGCGCGCCTGGCCAGAGCAGTGGGAAGCCATTGTTGCAGCAAATAATCAAAGACCGCCAATGTGGCTCCGTGTTAACCGTCAGCACCACACGCGTGAGGCATGGCTGAGCCTGCTGCAGGAGTCCGGGAAGATGGCGGAACCCGATCCGGTGCATGCTGATGCTTTAATGCTTGAAGCTCCCTGCCCGGTTTCACAGCTTCCCGGTTTTGATCAAGGGTGGGTTACTGTGCAGGATGCTTCGGCCCAGGGATGCGTCGCTTTATTGGATCCTCAGAACGGAGAAGAGATACTTGATCTCTGTGCTGCCCCTGGCGGGAAAACCACGCATATTCTTGAGGCTGCTCCCCAGGCAAAAGTGCTTGCCGTGGATATTGATGCGCAACGCCTGACCAGAATTGTTGAAAATCTCCAGCGACTGAATATGACCGCTGAAGTGAAAGTGGGAGATGGCTGCTTCCCCGAGAGCTGGTGCGGCGAGCGTCAGTTTGACCGTATTTTGCTGGATGCGCCCTGTTCAGCCACTGGCGTCATTCGCCGTCATCCGGATATCAAATGGTTGCGTCGCGATCGTGACATAGTCGAGCTGGCCGCCCTGCAGCAAAAAATCCTGGAAGCGATCTGGCCTCATTTGAAATCAGGCGGCACGCTGCTTTATGCAACGTGCTCCATTTTGCCGGAAGAAAACCATTTGCAGGTTGCAGACTTCCTTCAGCGTCACGAAGATGCCATTCTGACAGAAACAGGTGAGCCTGAGCGGCCCGGGCTGCAGGTGTTCCCGGTTGCCGAAGGCGGTGACGGGTTCTTCTACGCCAAAATAATTAAGCGATAA
- the def gene encoding peptide deformylase — MSVLQVLHFPDERLRIVAKPVKEVDATIQRIVDDMFETMYAEEGIGLAATQVDIHQRIIVIDVSENREERLVLINPEMLEKSGETGIEEGCLSIPEQRALVPRAEKVKIRALDRDGNSFELEADGLLAICIQHEMDHLVGKLFIDYLSPMKRQRIRQKLEKLYRQNARD, encoded by the coding sequence ATGTCAGTTTTGCAGGTATTACATTTTCCTGACGAGCGCCTGCGCATCGTTGCGAAACCCGTTAAAGAAGTAGATGCCACCATTCAGCGCATCGTTGATGATATGTTTGAAACGATGTATGCCGAAGAGGGCATCGGGCTGGCGGCCACGCAGGTGGATATTCATCAGCGCATTATCGTGATTGATGTGTCGGAAAATCGCGAAGAACGACTGGTGTTAATTAATCCGGAAATGCTGGAAAAAAGTGGCGAAACGGGCATTGAAGAGGGCTGTCTTTCTATCCCTGAACAGCGTGCCCTGGTACCGCGTGCCGAAAAAGTGAAAATTCGTGCCCTCGATCGGGACGGTAACAGTTTCGAGCTGGAGGCCGACGGTCTGCTCGCTATCTGTATTCAGCATGAAATGGATCATCTGGTCGGTAAGCTGTTTATTGATTACCTGTCGCCCATGAAGCGTCAGCGTATTCGTCAGAAACTGGAAAAGCTTTATCGTCAGAACGCCCGTGATTAA
- a CDS encoding DNA topoisomerase family protein encodes MNKTALFAVRKNEPCPECGAELVIRSGKHGAFLGCSHYPECEYIRPLKHQADGHIVKVLEGQFCPECQSELVLRQGRFGMFIGCSHYPECGHTEVIDKPDLTTLSCPQCQQGKLVQRRSRYGKTFHACDRYPDCQFAVNFTPVEGECEFCHFPLLIEKKTARGLRRYCASKACGKPVTPGIRSEE; translated from the coding sequence ATGAATAAAACAGCGCTTTTCGCTGTGCGAAAAAATGAGCCCTGCCCTGAATGTGGGGCAGAATTAGTTATTCGCTCCGGCAAACACGGCGCTTTTCTCGGCTGTTCGCACTACCCCGAGTGTGAATACATTCGGCCCTTAAAACATCAGGCCGATGGTCACATTGTTAAAGTTCTTGAGGGGCAGTTCTGCCCGGAATGTCAGTCAGAGCTGGTTTTACGCCAGGGGCGATTTGGCATGTTTATTGGCTGTAGCCATTATCCGGAGTGCGGACATACCGAGGTAATTGATAAGCCCGATCTGACGACGCTCTCCTGCCCTCAGTGTCAGCAGGGGAAACTGGTACAGCGCCGCTCACGCTATGGCAAAACCTTCCATGCTTGCGATCGCTATCCTGACTGTCAGTTTGCGGTGAACTTTACCCCTGTGGAAGGTGAGTGTGAGTTTTGTCATTTCCCCCTTTTAATTGAGAAAAAAACGGCACGCGGGTTAAGGCGTTATTGCGCCAGTAAAGCCTGTGGAAAGCCAGTGACACCAGGAATCAGAAGTGAAGAATAA
- the aroE gene encoding shikimate dehydrogenase, whose protein sequence is MHTFAVFGNPIAHSKSPRIHQLFAEQTGLPHSYGRICAPVEGFAASLTEFLAQQGEGANVTLPFKEEAYALADELTERASMAGAVNTVKRLEDGRLLGDNTDGIGLLTDLQRLNLIKPGDRVLLIGAGGAARGVILPLLSFGCSLTITNRTLSKAQLLADVFQHAGGVNAKAMDRLAGEQFDLIINATSSGIGGEIPAIPASLISSSLRCYDMFYQATATPFLSWCEQQGAKEMADGLGMLVGQAAHSFFLWHGKLPDITPVIAVMKAELQG, encoded by the coding sequence ATGCACACTTTCGCCGTGTTTGGTAATCCGATAGCCCACAGCAAATCTCCCCGAATTCATCAACTATTTGCCGAGCAGACCGGGCTCCCTCATTCATACGGGCGCATTTGTGCACCGGTAGAGGGGTTTGCCGCTTCTTTAACTGAGTTCCTTGCCCAACAGGGAGAGGGCGCGAACGTTACTTTACCCTTTAAAGAAGAAGCTTACGCACTGGCTGATGAACTGACTGAAAGGGCTTCAATGGCCGGGGCGGTAAACACGGTCAAGAGACTAGAAGATGGACGGCTGCTGGGCGACAACACGGACGGCATCGGCTTATTGACAGATCTGCAACGTCTGAATCTTATCAAACCTGGCGACAGAGTTTTGCTGATAGGGGCTGGTGGGGCTGCCCGGGGAGTCATCCTGCCTTTACTCTCCTTCGGTTGCTCCCTGACAATCACCAATCGTACGCTTAGCAAAGCTCAGCTGCTGGCCGACGTTTTTCAGCATGCGGGTGGCGTTAATGCGAAGGCAATGGATCGGCTTGCTGGTGAGCAGTTCGATCTGATCATTAATGCGACTTCCAGCGGGATAGGGGGAGAAATTCCGGCAATCCCCGCTTCGTTGATCTCATCTTCTCTCCGCTGCTACGATATGTTTTACCAGGCGACAGCCACGCCTTTTCTAAGCTGGTGTGAGCAGCAGGGCGCGAAGGAAATGGCTGATGGATTGGGAATGCTGGTGGGGCAGGCCGCGCACTCTTTCTTTCTCTGGCACGGTAAGCTGCCCGATATCACCCCCGTTATTGCCGTTATGAAGGCGGAACTTCAGGGGTAA
- the fmt gene encoding methionyl-tRNA formyltransferase, translating into MSEALNIIFAGTPDFAARHLDALLSSGHNVVGVFTQPDRPAGRGNKVTASPVKQLAEQHNLPVFQPKSLRPEENQQLVAALNADIMVVVAYGLILPAPVLAMPRLGCINVHGSLLPKWRGAAPIQRALWAGDDETGVTIMQMDVGLDTGDMLYKLACAIEPDDTSATLYNKLAALGPEGMLATLSALAEGRAQPEVQDETLVSYAEKLSKEEARLDWQLSAAQLERCIRAFNPWPVSYFTVDDQSIKVWKATVLPHVNKQPGEIVQADKMGIQVATLDGVLNIEELQPAGKKPMKAQDLLNSRREWFTPGNILA; encoded by the coding sequence GTGTCCGAAGCCTTGAATATAATCTTTGCCGGTACTCCTGACTTTGCAGCGCGTCATCTTGACGCGCTTTTGTCTTCTGGCCATAACGTGGTTGGCGTATTTACTCAGCCGGATCGTCCAGCGGGCCGGGGGAATAAAGTCACCGCCAGTCCGGTCAAACAGCTGGCTGAACAGCACAACCTGCCTGTTTTTCAGCCCAAATCTTTACGCCCCGAAGAGAACCAGCAGCTGGTTGCCGCCCTGAACGCCGATATTATGGTGGTGGTGGCTTACGGTCTTATCCTTCCAGCCCCTGTGTTAGCGATGCCCCGGCTTGGATGTATTAACGTGCATGGTTCTCTGTTGCCTAAGTGGCGCGGCGCGGCCCCCATTCAGCGTGCCTTATGGGCAGGTGATGATGAAACCGGCGTGACCATTATGCAAATGGATGTCGGGCTTGATACCGGTGATATGCTTTATAAGCTCGCCTGCGCTATCGAGCCAGACGACACCAGCGCCACGCTTTATAACAAGCTGGCTGCGCTGGGACCTGAGGGGATGCTGGCCACCTTATCGGCGCTGGCAGAAGGGCGTGCTCAGCCAGAAGTGCAGGATGAGACGCTGGTCAGCTATGCGGAGAAGTTGAGCAAAGAAGAAGCCCGGCTTGACTGGCAGCTCTCCGCTGCGCAGCTTGAACGATGCATCCGGGCTTTTAATCCGTGGCCAGTGAGCTATTTCACTGTTGACGATCAGTCAATAAAGGTCTGGAAAGCTACCGTCCTCCCCCATGTTAATAAACAGCCGGGCGAGATAGTTCAGGCTGATAAAATGGGGATTCAGGTTGCGACCCTTGATGGCGTGTTGAATATCGAAGAGTTGCAGCCTGCCGGTAAAAAACCGATGAAAGCTCAGGACCTGCTGAATTCCCGTCGGGAATGGTTCACGCCAGGCAATATCCTTGCCTGA
- a CDS encoding amino acid ABC transporter ATP-binding protein, with amino-acid sequence MTQPMIQSVDAMMITLENVNKWYGQFHVLKDINLHVKPRERIVLCGPSGSGKSTTIRCINHLEEHQQGRIVVDGIHLNDDLRNIERVRTEVGMVFQHFNLFPHLSVLQNCTLAPIWVRKTPKKEAEALAMHYLERVRIAEHAHKFPGQLSGGQQQRVAIARSLCMKPKIMLFDEPTSALDPEMVKEVLDTMIGLAEDGMTMLCVTHEMGFARTVADRVIFMDRGEIVEQAPPQEFFSNPKSERTRAFLSQVIH; translated from the coding sequence ATGACACAACCTATGATCCAATCCGTCGACGCGATGATGATTACGCTCGAGAACGTTAACAAGTGGTACGGGCAGTTTCACGTGCTGAAAGATATCAATTTGCATGTTAAACCGCGTGAGCGCATCGTACTCTGTGGCCCTTCCGGCTCAGGAAAGTCCACGACCATTCGCTGTATCAATCATCTGGAAGAGCATCAACAAGGCCGTATTGTGGTTGACGGTATTCACTTAAACGACGATTTGCGGAATATTGAACGGGTGCGTACTGAAGTCGGCATGGTATTTCAGCACTTTAACCTGTTCCCTCACCTGAGCGTGCTGCAGAACTGTACGCTGGCACCTATATGGGTGCGCAAAACACCGAAGAAGGAAGCTGAGGCGCTGGCCATGCATTACCTGGAGCGCGTGCGTATCGCTGAGCATGCGCACAAATTTCCCGGCCAGTTGTCGGGCGGCCAGCAGCAGCGTGTGGCGATTGCCCGCTCTCTCTGTATGAAACCCAAAATTATGCTGTTCGATGAGCCTACATCAGCGCTGGATCCTGAAATGGTGAAGGAAGTGCTTGATACCATGATTGGTCTGGCGGAAGACGGTATGACTATGCTTTGCGTAACGCATGAGATGGGCTTTGCCCGTACCGTTGCAGATCGGGTGATCTTTATGGATCGAGGCGAGATCGTCGAGCAAGCTCCGCCGCAGGAGTTCTTCTCCAATCCGAAGTCTGAACGTACCCGCGCTTTTCTTTCGCAGGTTATCCATTAA
- a CDS encoding amino acid ABC transporter permease, translated as MTLATHETPPVPTNAFSRTVSWARKNLFSSWGNSLLTLFCLWVIWTVIPPALNWLIFQANWFGTTRADCTKEGACWVFIHARFGQFMYGLYPHELRWRINLALIIGLASIVPMFLKSLPRRGLYIAAWVVAYPIIVWFLLYGGFFGLERVETRQWGGLTLTLIIASVGIAGALPLGILLALGRRSTMPVVRSLSIIFIEFWRGVPLITVLFMSSVMLPLFMSEGSSIDKLIRALVGVILFQSAYVAEVVRGGLQALPKGQYEAAESLALGYWKTQGLVILPQALKMVIPGLVNTIIALFKDTSLVIIIGLFDLFSSVQQATVDPAWLGMSTEGYVFAALVYWIFCFSMSRYSQYLEKRFHTGRAPH; from the coding sequence ATGACTTTAGCTACACATGAAACCCCGCCGGTGCCGACTAACGCGTTTTCCCGCACCGTCAGCTGGGCAAGAAAAAATCTGTTCTCAAGCTGGGGTAACTCCCTGCTGACGCTGTTCTGTCTCTGGGTGATCTGGACAGTGATCCCCCCTGCTCTTAACTGGCTTATTTTCCAGGCTAACTGGTTCGGTACCACGCGGGCGGACTGTACCAAGGAAGGCGCATGTTGGGTGTTTATCCATGCACGCTTCGGCCAGTTTATGTATGGGCTTTATCCCCATGAGCTGCGCTGGCGCATCAATCTGGCACTGATTATTGGCCTTGCTTCGATTGTTCCAATGTTTCTGAAAAGCCTGCCTCGTCGCGGACTCTATATTGCCGCCTGGGTTGTGGCCTATCCGATAATTGTCTGGTTTTTGCTGTACGGGGGGTTCTTCGGTCTGGAACGCGTTGAGACGCGTCAATGGGGCGGATTAACGCTGACGCTGATTATCGCTTCGGTAGGCATTGCAGGGGCGCTGCCGCTTGGAATTTTACTGGCTTTGGGCCGACGTTCGACAATGCCGGTGGTTCGCTCTCTCTCCATCATCTTTATTGAATTCTGGCGTGGCGTGCCGCTGATTACCGTGCTCTTTATGTCCTCGGTCATGCTGCCGCTGTTTATGTCTGAAGGAAGCAGTATCGACAAACTGATCCGTGCGCTGGTCGGCGTCATCCTGTTCCAGTCGGCCTATGTGGCGGAAGTGGTACGTGGCGGCCTGCAGGCTTTGCCAAAGGGTCAGTATGAAGCGGCGGAATCACTGGCGCTGGGTTACTGGAAGACGCAGGGGCTGGTTATCCTGCCCCAGGCGCTGAAGATGGTGATCCCTGGACTGGTTAATACCATTATTGCACTGTTTAAAGATACCAGCCTGGTGATCATCATCGGCCTGTTTGACCTGTTCAGCAGCGTGCAGCAAGCCACCGTGGACCCTGCATGGCTGGGAATGTCTACCGAAGGCTACGTTTTTGCCGCACTGGTTTACTGGATTTTCTGTTTTAGCATGTCGCGCTATAGCCAGTATCTGGAGAAGCGTTTTCACACCGGGCGTGCACCGCACTGA
- the smg gene encoding DUF494 family protein Smg, with product MFDVLMYLFETYIHNEAEMRVDQDKLTDDLTDAGFHREDIYNALNWLEKLADYQEGLVAPILLATDPLSMRIYTEEESQRLDANCRGFILFLEQIQVLNLETREMVIERIMALDTLEFDLEDLKWVVLMVLFNIPGCENAYQQMEELLFDVNEGIVH from the coding sequence ATGTTCGACGTACTAATGTACTTATTTGAAACGTATATCCACAACGAAGCTGAAATGCGCGTTGATCAGGATAAATTAACTGATGATCTAACCGATGCCGGTTTTCATCGTGAAGATATTTATAATGCGTTGAACTGGTTGGAAAAGCTTGCAGATTATCAGGAAGGGCTTGTTGCACCGATTCTGCTGGCTACCGATCCGCTGTCTATGCGTATCTACACCGAGGAAGAGAGCCAGCGTTTAGATGCCAACTGTCGGGGCTTTATTCTGTTCCTGGAGCAAATTCAGGTGCTGAATCTGGAAACCCGCGAAATGGTTATCGAACGTATTATGGCCCTGGATACTCTCGAGTTTGATCTGGAAGATCTCAAATGGGTGGTGCTGATGGTGCTGTTTAATATCCCTGGATGTGAAAACGCCTATCAACAGATGGAAGAACTTCTTTTCGACGTCAATGAAGGAATTGTGCACTGA
- a CDS encoding gamma carbonic anhydrase family protein — MSGKLRSYKEYSPQSGLRVMVDDSSVVVGEVELQDDVSIWPLVAIRGDVNRVVIGKRSNIQDGSVLHVTHKSSYNPEGYPLIVGEDVTVGHKAMLHGCTIGNRVLVGMGSILLDGVVVEDDVMIGAGSLVPPGKRLVSGYLYLGSPVRQARPLSEEEIAGLLYSSANYVRWKDDYLAQESESQP; from the coding sequence ATGTCAGGGAAACTACGATCTTATAAAGAGTACAGCCCCCAGTCGGGGCTGCGCGTAATGGTGGATGATTCAAGCGTAGTGGTGGGTGAAGTGGAGTTGCAGGATGACGTCAGTATCTGGCCGCTGGTCGCTATCCGCGGTGACGTAAACAGAGTGGTCATTGGCAAACGCAGCAATATTCAGGATGGAAGCGTGCTGCATGTTACCCACAAGTCATCTTATAACCCTGAGGGCTATCCGCTGATCGTTGGGGAAGATGTCACTGTGGGTCATAAAGCTATGCTGCATGGCTGCACGATCGGCAATCGCGTTTTAGTCGGAATGGGATCAATTTTGCTTGATGGCGTGGTGGTAGAGGATGATGTGATGATAGGCGCTGGCAGTTTAGTACCGCCGGGAAAACGCCTGGTCAGCGGATATCTCTATCTTGGTAGCCCGGTCAGGCAGGCGCGCCCGCTGAGTGAGGAGGAGATCGCGGGGCTTCTTTATTCTTCTGCCAACTATGTGCGTTGGAAAGATGACTATCTGGCTCAGGAGAGTGAAAGCCAGCCCTGA